From Brassica rapa cultivar Chiifu-401-42 chromosome A06, CAAS_Brap_v3.01, whole genome shotgun sequence:
tgatcccaccaactcaatgcataatcataaaattcagttgctgcaatcttgatcctttgggcattggagtagtgttggcaattgaagacaagctcgatcttcttttcccattccaaataggcatccggatcaaccttgccatggaagggtggaatcttaagcttaagtccagatagcttgtctttgcgtgaccatcttccatcatgttcacgcctCGATCTTCCTCTGCTCACTTCAGAAGAAGAACTACTGCGATCAGTTTGGTTGTGCTCAGTTTTATGGCGCGAATAGTAGTTGTCGGTCTCTTGTGAACCCGCATGCTCTTGCCGTATTGGAGTAGGCCGGTTCCTTCTAGATTCattgctatgtccctggccagtagcttgcctcaactcttgtctcatctcctcacgGAGTTCCTTCATGCTAGCCTTGAGCATATCAGCCATCGTAGAGATCATAGTTTGATTCATTTGCTCAGTCATTTGCTCCCTCagcatcttgttcttccttactagctcggcttcttcttctgattcttttcCCATCGGTACCTAGAATCAATAACAACACTCAGCCAGTAAAACAATTCCAGTAAGTTGATCGTAATCAGTAGATGATCAAGAGAttttaaaccgaaaaataaaCAGGCGGTAAAAGAAACTTGATTGACAAGCAAAGAGGATTCAAATCGACAATCACAATAGAAACGAGATCAGGGTAGGTTCTTTGACCAGATTTTGACGACACACAAGTAGATCTAGTTGTTATAGGTGATTTAAAACAGATCACTCGATCAATTAGATTTAAACAAGAGTTCCAAACGTGAATATGAATCGATATTAATTCGATCTAATAACgcgaaacctagatctatcaattcaAAACTTTTAATCAATTAGATCGACACAAAATGATTAGATCACACAATCAAACAACCATGGATTACAGATCAATCAATGGATATTGCGAAtcaaagaacagatcagttgaaacaaaacggatcgatctaaaactgatcaagaagatgaacagaTTAAgtcgaaacaaaagagaaacgagtacttccctaaccagagatgctctgataccacataatacgtccctagattgcttctctggatagtatgggatagatccttgctagaacgaatcaaagactcaagctctacaaggttatggatcgattggtgacacaagaggctgcggaaaggctccttgatactcctaagtgactagatcggatatgacacaccgagatagacactcttgggttgttggatattacacaccaacaagaacactcaacaactcgcgaacaagcagtagagagaacaaaggaaacgtttatgataaaagataattgattattgataagggtttcaaagtacacttatataagagaagttggaacagactccaagcttctcgaaaactatcaagagagtaaaggcacacagctctcttggaaatagaaacaaatgacaagtttgaaaaacaaaagcatgaaatgaaagacataatatcacataaggttgatccaggataaggttggatcgagatcatcaactaagagatttgagaagcaaatctatggcctcgttaaaaacctatctttggaaaacccaatgggacaaaaccaaagatagggaaaaagagcacgcatagattgcttgcttagttgatgatcaacttgatggtgaagtagcttgaatggtgataagtgtgtcttggttgatcaagcttctaccaagacattcttcttgtttccatgacatcttaaccaatcctccaatagcTTGCGTGAGCCTCCTTgttcttgatcgagtcataggtcctttaggcaaggctaggacatcttcatcagttggcttatctagatcctcatcatctccattagctagttggtccatgatcacatcaagAGGTATCCAGGAAATTAAAAGAGGCTTATAGGGATGAAGAACTTTTTTGGGAACAGAAGAGTAGAACGACTTGGCATGCCAAAGGGGATCAGAATACTGAATTTTACCATGCGCATACTAAACAGAGGCAAATACAGAATAAAATAGTGGGGTTACATAACAGTGGTGGTGACTGGGTTACATCGGAAGAAGAGATAGAAGGGGTTGCGGTTGATTATTTTAACGAATTGTTCTCAACAACATCACTAGCGGGTTATGAAAGAATTTTTACATGGGCTACCTACTTTGATTACGGAGgataaaaatagaattttaactTCCTGGGCATCAGAAGAGGAAGTGAGATCAGTTTTATTCATGATGCACCCTGAGAAGGCTCCGGGTCCGGATGGAATGACGGCTCTGGTCTTTCAACAATCATGGTCgattattaaaacatatattactgATCTGGTTAATTAGTTATTCAGGACAGGATCTTTGGATGAAAGAATAAATATGACCAATATTTGCCTTATTCCAAAGACAGTGAGGCAGTTAGAATGACGGAACTGCGACCCATCAGTTTATGTAATGtatgatataaaattatttcaaaggTGCTGTGCCAACGGTTGAATAGGTTATTGCCTCACCTGATCTCAGAAACACAATCTGCTTTTGTTTCTGGGCGGTTGATTTCTGATAATATTTTAATTGCACAAGAGATGTTTCATGGATTAGGGACAAATAACTCATGTAAAGATAAATTTTTGGCTATAAAGACGGATATAAGTAAGGCGTATGATAGATATGAATGGCCCTTTATTGAGGCTATTTTACTAAAGTTGGGTTTTGCACAACGATGGGTCTCTCGGATAATGTCTTGCATTTCTTCAGtacaatacaaaatattaattaatggtCAACCTAAAGGATATATTATACCAAATAGAGGTTTGCGACAAGGTGATCCTTTGTCGccttatttgtttattttttgcaCTGAAGCATTAATAGCAAATATTAGgaagaaagaagaggaaaagtTACTAACCGGGCTAAAAATTGCACGTGGAAGTCCGGCAGTTTCTCATTTATTATTTGCGGATGATAGCCTTTTTTTTTCTGCAAAGCCAATAGGCAAGAATGTGAGGTCATTCTACAGATTTTGAAAGATTATGAACTTGCATCGGGACAACagattaattttttgaaatcgTCCATCCAGTATGGACATAAGGTCCCTGAATCAGCACGGTTGGAGGTACAACAGGTATTGGGTATCACTACACTAGGTGGTATGGGAACATATTTGGGGATTCCAGAGAGTCTTGGTGGCTCTAAAACACATGTTTTTGGTTTTCTTAATGAAAGGGTTAATAATAAGGTTAATCATTGGACTCTCCGATTTATTACAAAGGGTGGTAAGGAGGTTTTAATTAAATCAGTAGCATCTTCCATGCCAACTCATGTGATGTCTTGCTTCCGATTACCGCAAACAGTGACTAAGAAACTTACGAGTACAGTTGCCCATTTTTGGTGGGGTGGCAGCGGTAATTCAAAAGGTATGCATTGGTTTTCGTGGGACAAGTTGTGTAAGGATAAAACTGAAGGAGGCATTGGTTTTATAGATATTCAGAATTTTAATATGGCTTTATTAGCGAAACAGTTATGGCGTTTAATAGATAAACCTAGTTCTCTTTTTGCAAGAGTTTTCAAAGGACGATATTATCGAAATTCAGATCCTTTAGATCCTATTAGATCATACTCTCCCTCGTATGGATGGAGAAGTATTACATccgctagatctctggttaataAAGGGCTAATCAAAAGAGTGGAAACAGGTTCAAGCATTTCAGtctggaatgatccttggatccccGCTCCTCGCCCGAGGTCAGCAACCCCAAAATTTTCTAATCAATTTTTGAATCCATTACTTAAGGTGGATGATCTCATTAATCCAGTTGATCTGTCTTGGAACCTGGATTTACTCAATGCATATGTTCATCAGGACGATGTGAGTACTATATTGACTCATATGGCTGGCACTTTACGGATCACGGTAGATATACAGTTAAATCTGGATATCGTACTGCAAAATTATTTCCTGATATGGGTGAACAAAATATTGATATGGGACCGAATACTAAACCTTTACTGGCGCAATCTTGGAAACTGCAGTGTTCACCAAAATTGAAACATTTTGTTTGGCAAATAATTTCCGGTTGTTTACCGGTGTATAGGAATCTTCACTCACGTAGTATTAAATGTGATATGCAATGTCAATTGTGTGGGGCTGAGGAAGAATCTATTAATTATGTGTTTTTTGAGTGTTCTTTTGCACTTCAAATTTGGGCACTATCTAATGATCCGTCTTGCCCAGTGATATTTCCGACCTCATCTATTTTTACAAACATGGATTATCTTTTTTGGCGGTTACCAAAAGAACCAGATTTGAGCTATTATTCCTGGATTCTATGGTTTATTTGGAAAAATCGGAATggaaaaatttatcaaaatcagaCAAGGGATCCTTTCGATCTCCTCCGGACTGCGGAAATAGAAAGTGTCATGTGGGCCGAATCACAGACCAGTGATTCTCCAAATACGGGATCGTCACATATTGTGGATCACCTCATTACATGTGATACAAATAGATGTTATATAGATGGAGCATGGAGGGCACAAGACTCGTGCATAGGACAAGGATGGGTTTATAAAGAAGGTGGATCAACTGATACTATGATGGGTGCCATGTCTATTCGCAAAAGTCTATCACCTTTACATGCTGAATGTGAAGCTTTGATATGGGCGATGGAGTGCATGAATACCCTACGAATCTCAGAAGGGGTGTTTGCAACTGACTGCtctcaactggtgaagatggtgtctacACCAACAGAATGGCCGGCATTCACTACACACATGGAGGAGTTTCTGCAATGTAAGGAATTTTTTCATCCCTTTACTATTCAGCATATTCCGAGGGCACAAAACACAATGGCAGACAAGCTAGCACGAGGTGCTAGAAATCAGCCTGctgctatggtttatgttgattCGATTCTTCCGGAGTGGCTTGGATCAGGAATCTGCTTAGTTCTTTTTAgccttttgttgtaaaaaaaaaaaaaaaaacttcaagttgaacacacgtctaaccgataaaatcaaaggctaaagaacttgggtgattctaaactcttggatgCCAAACTTTCatctcttaaccacaccagaacacactggataaagtcacaggataGTGAGAAAGGTTCTTCCATACTCAATTCTCTTCTATgaattttttctgaatttttcaactaattttccttacagatttttctctcttctttttctctttctctctgaatttttctctggtttttcttgcagtaacaggacgtccagaggagagaagaagatgttttAGTTGTAGTTTGGAGAAACATGTGGCAACCAGCTTCAGCATAAGCATCACACCTTTCCcttacaagaagaaagctgcaagcagctgaagcaaacagcttgcgaccagcatgtgacttctaatgagtaAGCAGGTAAGGaagtaggtgcatgtcatgtgacctaattactgaggaagcaagtaggctagaaggtgcaaggcatgtgactgttcagaaataattttaagagttttgtcgatatttttcggactgtttcgactaaatatttttcttccttcgaatctcgtcctgctctgaataaaatcacccagcatgaataaaaatcgacaataataattaacactcgaccagaaccatcaagagatggtctttcgaccaaaagacagccccttcgagagattaattcactgtgttgatttttatttaaattctgatcgatcaatcttcaaactgatcttaaaaaaatttctcgaccaaaattctatctgttcatgagggttattacagacCTCCCCCCTAATGAAGTGACTGTCGTAGCACCAATAACCGAAGCCATCCCCATGGACCAAGATTCCGAGGCGGAACCGACCGACGCCACCGACTAGAGGACAGAATTCATTGACTACTTGGTTGATGGGAAGCTATCTCACAAAAAATGGATTGCAAGACGACTCAAGACAAGGAGTGCCCACTACGTCGTCCTGGATGGAGAGCTCCATCGATGGACCGCAACCAAGGTGCTTCTGAAGGGTATCAACGGCGAGGAGACGCACCTTGTCATTGCTGAAACGCATGAAGGCGCCGCAGGAAATCACTCCAGAGGACGAGCACTCGCTTTAAAAGTCAAAAGCCTCGGCTTTTACTGGCCACAAATGAATGCATACATAATCGGCCCTATGCGGAGCTTTCGACAGAAGCGTTTCGTCCTAGTCCTGACAGATTACTTCACGAAGTGGATTGAGGCGGAAGCCTTCGCTAGCATAACAGAAAAAGAGGTTCAACAGTTTGTATGGAAGAACATCATCTGTCGCCATGGCCTACCTTACGAAATAGTGACTGACAATGGCTCCCAGTTCATATCGAACAAGTTCCGCAGAACTCTCAGCGAGAGATGGAGAATCTGACTCAACACATCGACTCCGCGATACCCGCAGAGCAACGGTCAAGCTGAGGCATCCAACAAGATCATAATCGACTGTTTGAAGAAACGCCTCGACTTGAAAAAAGGATGCTGGGCCGATGAACTCGACGGTGTTCTCTAGTCACATAGAACAACTCCTCGAGGAGCAACGAAATCGACTCCTTTCTCAATGGCAGACGGAGTCGAAGCTATGTCCCCTGCCAGAGTAAACGTAACCAGTCTACGACGGTCAAGAATGCCGCAGAACATTGAACTCAACAGCGACATGCTCTTCGACGCTCTGGATGCTATATAAGAGTGCCGCGACCAAGCCCTGCTCCGCATCCAGAATTATCAGCATCATATTGAAAGCTACTACAACAATAAAGTCAAGTCTCGACCTCTCGAACTCGGCGATATAGTACTGCGCAAAGTGTTTGTAAACACTAAGGAGCTGAATGCAGCCAAGCTCGGGACTAATTGAGAAGGGCCTTACAAAATCACTCAAGTTGTTAAACTAGGAGTCTACCGACTCGAGACGTCGACTGGCGAACCCGTTCCCAGAGCATGGAACTCCATGCATCTCCGCAGATACTACTCTTGAGAACATGTCTAACGGTCGAGCACCTACAAGTCTTACTCGGTCGAATCTCCAAATCAACGAGTGAATGACAATTCTGTCACTTTCactcataaaaaaaaacaagtgaatGCGTATCCACTGCCACTTTCACTGATCTAAAAACGAACTACGAATGGCTTGATCCTCTCCtagaggtacgtaggcagccttatATGGTCCAGCTATATCAAAACAATCTCCCAACAAATAGGAGCGCAAATTGTTTTGAGCGATGCATACGCATGAGCATGACCTTTTCTCTCAGACGAACGTACTAGCACTCGTGCCCACTAACAAGAATGTCCTGAACAGACACGTGCTTGAGGGATCCCCGGTCGTAACACGGTCCCAGCCGATGCGATCGGGACGACAGCTTTCAATCATCTTATGATCCTTTAAAGCCAGGTTTGGCCAACCTAACATTTTTAGGATTACTTTAAGATCGAATGAGAACTGCTGTCACTAAAAAAATCAACGATTTTCTTCGAAGTCGAAAATTTATACCTTTTTCGAGGACTTGAACTGACGGCATAACACGTTATGATTCGATAAGACCGGATAATCAATTCTCTGACTTAATTCGAAACATTGACCGAATCGCCAAATCAAAATCGTTAGAATCTTATGTCCGAAACAGAATTCAGCGACTCGTCGAAAGGCAACTAACACTTTCGAGTCCACGAGATTGTGTTTCACGACTAAGGCAAACTTCGTTTTAAAATGACAACTTCTAAGGTCCAAAAGGAAAATAAACCATAAGGCTTACTGAAGGTTTTAAACGAAAAAAGCCGCAAAGTAAAAAGTGTTCAGAAGTTACAACAAAAAAGCCTCAAAGGGCTAAAAACAGAAAGCTTaagaaaaacaacaacaacacataaGGTCAGTCTTCAGCACGATCGGGGTCTTCCTCGACGACTCGAGCTTCGAGCTGATCTGAGGCGCCTCAAGTCTCGTCCGTTGTCAAAGCAGGCGGATTCTCAACTCCTTCTTCAGTTCCTTGCGGATTATTCCCGGGGACCCGTTGGTCCGATTTTTCACCATCCTCTTCTTCAGCTGAAGAGTCTGAGAGTTCGAGCAGGTCAACAGGTTCCGATCCCGTCTCCTCGACTCCCAGAGGAAGAGTCGGATTTGCGTCTCTAACTTCGAGTATCAGGACCAATGACTCCTTACTCATGACGAGGTTGGCCATGGACGGAGCGGGGTCCGAAACAAGTGGAGCAGTCGCATCCTCGGGCATTTTGACCCCGCTAACGACCACACGTCCCTGAACAGACGACTCCCTGAGCTCTCTCCCGGTCAGTTCGTTTGATCTTTCGGTTCCAGCGTCAATCAGACCTGCGTTCGACCCGTACGGGTCGATCCTTGCCAAAACATTCTCGTTCAATAAGGGGGACCGGAGGTGAAGTGGAGATAGACAGAGAAGCTCTTCGGGAATCCTGCCAACAGCTAAGCGTTTAGCTTCGGCCTCGAACTTTTTCTCTTGTTCAGCGAACAAGTCGATAGGCTCTTGCGGGATATCAGTCCCACTCTCCTTAAGCGCTTTCGAGACATTTCTTCTTCCCGAAAGCTTGGCTCTGCAACGATCTCGCCGTCTCGAATTCACTACGACGCTTCTCGAGGTCTCGAATTTTAGTGAAACGCTGATTGCTTTTAGCAATCATGGCCGTTTGAACACGGACTCGCTCATGTCTAACCTCGAAGCTTCGAGAATCCCTTAACTGGTTGACCTCCTTCAGGTGCCTTAATGCC
This genomic window contains:
- the LOC103854424 gene encoding uncharacterized protein LOC103854424, translating into MWAESQTSDSPNTGSSHIVDHLITCDTNRCYIDGAWRAQDSCIGQGWVYKEGGSTDTMMGAMSIRKSLSPLHAECEALIWAMECMNTLRISEGVFATDCSQLVKMVSTPTEWPAFTTHMEEFLQCKEFFHPFTIQHIPRAQNTMADKLARGARNQPAAMVYVDSILPEWLGSGICLVLFSLLL